A window from Streptomyces genisteinicus encodes these proteins:
- a CDS encoding nucleotidyl transferase AbiEii/AbiGii toxin family protein, translating into MPELHARLLADVLALGAPYPLVLTGGYAVRAHRLVSRPSQDLDVATENPAPMADIAAALAAGLRARGWEVRTLETAPLSARFTVADPATGQECEVDVLKENFWRPVARSPYGPVLAEEDVIGTKVRALADRGAPRDLIDVFAASRRWTTADLEEFGRRHARGRFEREDLQANLAGAEWTDDEAFAAYGLGQDTITALRTWALEWADDLAAGLLTDSPDLQDPEDPEE; encoded by the coding sequence ATGCCGGAGCTGCACGCGCGGCTCCTGGCGGACGTGCTCGCCCTCGGCGCCCCGTACCCACTGGTCCTCACGGGCGGCTATGCCGTCCGGGCGCACCGCCTGGTGAGCCGGCCCAGCCAGGACCTCGACGTCGCCACCGAGAACCCCGCGCCGATGGCCGACATCGCGGCCGCCCTCGCCGCCGGCCTCCGGGCCCGCGGCTGGGAGGTCCGCACACTGGAGACCGCCCCGCTGTCCGCCCGCTTCACGGTGGCCGACCCGGCCACCGGGCAGGAGTGCGAGGTCGACGTCCTCAAGGAGAACTTCTGGCGGCCGGTCGCCCGGAGCCCGTACGGGCCCGTCCTCGCGGAGGAGGACGTGATCGGGACCAAGGTCCGCGCCCTCGCCGACCGCGGCGCGCCCCGCGACCTGATCGACGTGTTCGCGGCCTCGCGCCGGTGGACCACCGCCGATCTGGAGGAATTCGGCCGCCGCCACGCCCGCGGCCGGTTCGAGCGCGAAGACCTCCAGGCGAACCTCGCCGGAGCCGAGTGGACGGACGACGAGGCGTTCGCCGCCTACGGCCTGGGCCAGGACACGATCACCGCACTGCGCACCTGGGCCCTGGAGTGGGCCGACGACCTGGCGGCCGGCCTTCTCACGGACTCCCCGGACCTCCAGGACCCCGAGGACCCCGAGGAGTGA
- a CDS encoding ArsR/SmtB family transcription factor encodes MWEVAPGFRLLTSGSAHPVHGPWIAQVRPRVLAAGLDRGWLAELIGPCGYVPDFLTPAPAGPAPGPAAERDAIAATPAARVRRDLDHLAAHQGHLGPRLTALHADPAARLPRLVEEIEAYWELALAPYWARIRAVLDADVLHRARTAAEHGTGHLFDSLHTSVRWDADTLRLVRRKRDMPRRSAGTGLLLIPSVFTGPGPRTQVRPPEPPQLAYPARGTGALWERRPAAGAGALAPVLGRSRTLLLIELEAPASTTGLARRTGLSPAAVSQCLTALRGAGLVSAHRSGRCVLYARTAAAETLLGAAAG; translated from the coding sequence ATGTGGGAGGTCGCCCCCGGCTTCCGGCTGCTGACGTCGGGCTCCGCGCACCCGGTGCACGGCCCCTGGATCGCGCAGGTGCGGCCGCGTGTGCTGGCCGCCGGCCTGGACCGGGGATGGCTCGCCGAGCTGATCGGCCCCTGCGGCTACGTGCCCGACTTCCTCACCCCGGCCCCGGCGGGGCCGGCTCCCGGCCCCGCGGCGGAGCGGGACGCGATCGCGGCCACGCCCGCCGCCCGGGTGCGCCGGGACCTCGACCACCTCGCCGCCCACCAGGGGCACCTCGGCCCGCGTCTGACGGCCCTGCACGCCGACCCGGCGGCGCGGCTGCCGAGGCTCGTCGAGGAGATCGAGGCGTACTGGGAGCTGGCGCTCGCCCCGTACTGGGCCCGGATCAGGGCCGTGCTGGACGCCGACGTCCTCCACCGGGCCCGTACGGCGGCCGAGCACGGCACCGGTCACCTCTTCGACTCCCTGCACACGTCGGTGAGGTGGGACGCCGACACGCTCCGGCTGGTCCGCCGGAAGCGCGACATGCCCCGCCGGTCCGCGGGCACGGGCCTGCTGCTGATCCCGTCGGTGTTCACCGGCCCCGGTCCGCGCACCCAGGTACGGCCGCCGGAACCGCCGCAACTCGCCTATCCGGCACGGGGCACCGGGGCCCTGTGGGAGAGGCGGCCGGCCGCGGGAGCGGGCGCCCTCGCCCCGGTCCTGGGCCGCTCCCGCACCCTGCTGCTGATCGAGCTGGAGGCCCCGGCCTCCACCACCGGGCTGGCCCGCCGCACCGGCCTCTCCCCGGCCGCCGTGTCGCAGTGCCTCACCGCGCTGCGCGGCGCGGGTCTGGTCAGCGCCCACCGGTCCGGCCGCTGTGTGCTCTACGCCCGCACCGCGGCCGCCGAGACCCTCCTCGGCGCAGCGGCCGGCTGA
- a CDS encoding PIG-L family deacetylase: MNDRPLTLMAVHAHPDDEATGTGGVLARYAAEGIRTVLVTCTDGGCGDGPGGVKPGDPGHDPAAVALMRRQELAASRDVLKISDLETLDYADSGMMGWPSNDAPGSFWRTPVAEGAARLAELMLHYRPDVVVTYDENGFYGHPDHIQAHRITMAALETTGLTPKVYWTTMPRSGVRRFGELMREFHPDMPEPDPAEAAAMAEIGLPDDEITTWVDTTAFSGQKFDALAAHASQGENIVFLKMGRERFGELMGVETFLRVQDTTGAAVPENDLFAGLR; the protein is encoded by the coding sequence ATGAACGACCGGCCCCTGACTCTCATGGCCGTGCACGCCCACCCGGACGACGAGGCCACCGGGACCGGAGGGGTGCTCGCGCGGTATGCGGCGGAAGGCATCCGCACGGTCCTCGTGACCTGTACCGACGGCGGCTGCGGCGACGGGCCGGGCGGCGTCAAGCCCGGCGACCCCGGGCACGACCCGGCGGCCGTCGCCCTGATGCGCCGTCAGGAGCTCGCGGCCAGCCGTGACGTCCTGAAGATCAGCGATCTGGAGACGCTGGACTACGCCGACTCCGGGATGATGGGCTGGCCCAGCAACGACGCCCCGGGGTCGTTCTGGCGGACACCCGTGGCGGAGGGCGCGGCCCGGCTCGCGGAGCTCATGCTGCACTACCGGCCCGACGTGGTCGTCACCTACGACGAGAACGGCTTCTACGGCCACCCCGACCACATCCAGGCCCACCGCATCACCATGGCGGCCCTGGAGACGACCGGGCTGACGCCCAAGGTGTACTGGACCACGATGCCCCGCTCGGGGGTGCGGCGGTTCGGCGAGCTCATGCGCGAGTTCCATCCGGACATGCCGGAGCCGGACCCCGCGGAGGCGGCCGCGATGGCCGAGATCGGGCTGCCGGACGACGAGATCACCACCTGGGTGGACACCACCGCGTTCAGCGGGCAGAAGTTCGACGCGCTCGCCGCGCACGCCAGTCAGGGCGAGAACATCGTGTTCCTCAAGATGGGGCGGGAGAGGTTCGGCGAACTGATGGGCGTGGAGACGTTCCTCCGCGTCCAGGACACCACCGGCGCGGCCGTCCCCGAGAACGACCTCTTCGCCGGTCTGCGCTGA
- a CDS encoding helix-turn-helix transcriptional regulator: MLIERDEQLARLRRDLQSCEKHRQGHVALVTGPVGSGKTHLLDGFGTWAAGTGAQVLTAAGSRAEQGLPFGVLGQLLHGARLAGSDTARVEELMREAAVAIPAAEARWAAADELPAEGPMWPPLLREVFAALLDLVDRGPVVLVVDDLHHADATSLHCLLYVTRRLHHAPIMVLLSESVTLSPANPLFHAELRSRPRLSQLALPPLAVAAVARRLHELGGGSGTAPSGEVVQEARRLVHTTGGSPLLVQALVGEGARRGGEDGASASVPRAQDAFGRAVLHSLYRHEPEARSVARALAVLDRPASQELLGQVLGVLPDSVASALRVLQSSGLVDTDRLRHPRILQAVLSDTPAETRQRLHERAARTLHEYGAEPGVVAGHLVASGGTGEEWAAPVLQDAAEQALSAGRPDLTVAYLRLGCGAGTDEERREALTTMLVSARWQVNPLAAAGDLDRLVRSARTGGDPASPAVAAVPYLLWQGRAEEAAAAVAAGPQAGAAGAAGAAGAAGAAGAAGVKAAGAVRARVNGTVGAVGAAGAVGAVGAVGARAVGAGGPEAAGPGADDRGAGTGADGRLQAMRLLVALSHPDFLMPVRTSQSLWSRAATAPHSVSPLLQSVSVLCAALHPTDEVDSTAAAEQFLQRHQLDRGNRGLLVAPLLALLYAGRADRVVAWSGTLLGRPEVSHTPAWRGVVRAIRAEAALRLGDLAEAEKGARAALEDLPAPAWGVAVGGPLGTLIACATEAGRHAEADRLLAEPVPPGMFRTPVGAHYLIARGSYHLAMGRYQAASSDFQRCGAMMRGWKMEAAGLVPWRLELARVQISLGNRTHAAQLLREQLHVPHGLDERTRGRALHLLATTAAPDHRRKLLAKAVELFQSCGDRRGLARALADTDKVLRQSGEPGRTRHFLFPADDAAQGPEAAPWARQTPEWQDRPGKPQAAAEGADRDDVLSEAELRVAVLAARGQTNRQISDALFITVSTVEQHLTRTYRKLNVRQRTDLPSWLLAADGHQPRKVQDKVS; the protein is encoded by the coding sequence GTGCTGATCGAGAGAGACGAGCAACTCGCGCGACTCCGCCGGGATCTGCAGTCCTGTGAGAAGCACAGGCAGGGGCATGTGGCCCTGGTGACGGGCCCGGTGGGCAGTGGCAAGACACATCTGCTGGACGGGTTCGGCACCTGGGCGGCCGGCACCGGTGCGCAGGTGCTGACGGCCGCCGGATCGCGTGCCGAACAGGGCCTGCCCTTCGGGGTGCTCGGGCAGCTCCTCCACGGCGCACGGCTTGCCGGGAGCGACACGGCACGGGTCGAGGAGCTGATGCGCGAGGCCGCCGTGGCCATTCCGGCGGCCGAGGCCAGGTGGGCGGCGGCGGACGAGCTCCCCGCCGAAGGGCCCATGTGGCCACCGCTGTTGCGCGAGGTGTTCGCGGCCCTGCTCGACCTGGTCGACCGCGGGCCGGTCGTCCTCGTGGTGGACGACCTCCACCATGCGGACGCGACGTCGCTGCACTGCCTGCTGTACGTGACCCGGCGGCTGCACCACGCCCCGATCATGGTGCTGCTCTCCGAGTCGGTGACGCTGAGCCCGGCGAACCCGCTGTTCCACGCGGAGTTGCGCAGCCGGCCGCGGCTGTCCCAGCTCGCGCTGCCCCCGCTGGCCGTGGCGGCCGTCGCGCGGCGCCTGCACGAGCTCGGGGGTGGGAGCGGAACGGCTCCGAGCGGTGAGGTGGTGCAGGAGGCCCGGCGGCTGGTGCACACGACCGGTGGCAGTCCGCTGCTCGTCCAGGCGCTGGTGGGCGAGGGGGCCCGCCGCGGCGGCGAGGACGGCGCGAGCGCCTCCGTGCCGCGCGCCCAGGACGCGTTCGGCCGGGCCGTGCTCCACAGTCTGTACCGTCACGAGCCGGAGGCCAGGAGCGTCGCGCGGGCGCTGGCGGTGCTCGACCGGCCGGCCTCGCAGGAGCTGCTGGGCCAGGTCCTCGGCGTGCTGCCGGACTCCGTCGCGTCGGCGCTGCGGGTCCTGCAGAGTTCGGGACTGGTCGACACCGACCGGCTGCGGCACCCGCGCATCCTTCAGGCGGTGCTGTCCGACACGCCTGCCGAGACGCGGCAGCGGCTGCACGAGCGGGCGGCGCGCACCCTGCACGAGTACGGCGCCGAACCGGGCGTGGTCGCCGGGCACCTGGTCGCCTCCGGGGGGACCGGGGAGGAGTGGGCGGCGCCCGTCCTCCAGGACGCCGCCGAGCAGGCGCTGTCCGCGGGCCGGCCGGATCTGACGGTGGCCTACCTGCGGCTGGGCTGCGGCGCCGGAACGGACGAGGAGCGGCGCGAGGCCCTGACGACGATGCTGGTCAGCGCGCGCTGGCAGGTGAATCCGCTGGCGGCCGCCGGTGATCTCGACCGGCTGGTCCGGTCGGCGCGCACCGGTGGGGACCCGGCGTCGCCGGCCGTCGCCGCGGTGCCGTACCTGCTGTGGCAGGGGCGGGCCGAGGAGGCCGCCGCGGCGGTCGCCGCCGGTCCGCAGGCCGGTGCCGCCGGGGCGGCCGGCGCGGCCGGTGCCGCCGGTGCCGCCGGTGCCGCCGGGGTGAAGGCAGCGGGGGCCGTCCGGGCGAGGGTCAACGGCACGGTCGGCGCCGTCGGAGCCGCGGGAGCGGTCGGCGCAGTCGGAGCGGTCGGCGCGAGGGCCGTCGGCGCCGGGGGTCCCGAGGCGGCCGGCCCCGGGGCGGACGACCGGGGCGCGGGGACCGGCGCGGACGGGCGGCTCCAGGCGATGCGGCTGCTGGTCGCCCTCTCCCACCCCGACTTCCTGATGCCGGTGCGCACGTCGCAGAGCCTGTGGAGCCGGGCGGCCACGGCGCCCCACTCGGTCAGCCCGCTGCTGCAGTCCGTCTCCGTGCTGTGCGCCGCCCTCCACCCGACGGACGAGGTGGACAGCACGGCCGCCGCGGAGCAGTTCCTCCAGCGGCACCAGCTGGACCGGGGCAACCGCGGCCTGCTCGTCGCCCCCCTGCTGGCGCTGCTGTACGCGGGGCGCGCCGACCGGGTCGTGGCCTGGAGCGGCACGCTGCTCGGCCGGCCCGAGGTCAGCCACACCCCTGCGTGGCGGGGTGTCGTGCGGGCGATCCGCGCGGAGGCCGCGCTGCGTCTGGGCGACCTGGCCGAGGCCGAGAAGGGTGCCCGCGCCGCGCTGGAGGACCTGCCCGCGCCCGCGTGGGGCGTGGCCGTCGGCGGGCCGCTGGGCACACTGATCGCCTGTGCGACGGAGGCCGGCAGACACGCCGAGGCCGACCGTCTGCTCGCCGAGCCGGTGCCCCCGGGCATGTTCCGTACTCCGGTGGGCGCGCACTACCTGATCGCCCGCGGCTCCTACCACCTGGCCATGGGCCGGTACCAGGCGGCCTCGTCGGACTTCCAGCGCTGCGGCGCGATGATGCGCGGCTGGAAGATGGAGGCCGCCGGGCTGGTGCCGTGGCGGCTGGAGCTGGCTCGCGTACAGATCTCGCTCGGCAACCGCACGCACGCCGCGCAGCTGCTCCGGGAGCAGCTGCACGTGCCGCACGGACTCGACGAGCGGACCCGGGGGCGGGCGCTGCACCTGCTCGCCACCACCGCCGCGCCGGACCACCGGCGCAAGCTGCTCGCGAAGGCGGTCGAGCTCTTCCAGTCCTGCGGTGACCGGCGCGGGCTCGCCCGGGCGCTGGCCGACACGGACAAGGTGCTGCGGCAGTCCGGGGAGCCGGGGCGCACCCGTCACTTCCTGTTCCCCGCCGACGACGCGGCCCAGGGCCCGGAAGCGGCCCCCTGGGCACGTCAGACGCCGGAGTGGCAGGACCGGCCCGGCAAGCCGCAGGCCGCCGCGGAGGGCGCGGACCGGGACGACGTGCTGAGCGAGGCCGAACTGCGGGTGGCCGTCCTGGCCGCACGGGGGCAGACGAACCGGCAGATCTCCGACGCGCTGTTCATCACGGTGAGCACCGTGGAGCAGCATCTGACCCGGACCTACCGGAAGCTGAACGTACGGCAGCGCACCGATCTGCCGAGCTGGCTGCTGGCGGCGGACGGCCATCAGCCGAGGAAGGTGCAGGACAAGGTGAGTTGA
- a CDS encoding carboxylesterase/lipase family protein, with the protein MDPVATTRQGTVRGRSRDGIAVFLGIPYAAPPFGPRRFRAPAPAEPWDGVRDALEYGPTAPKRPYRPPLDRLIPDPSVPGDGCLNLNVWTPAPDKGRRPVMVWIHGGSLRNGSANVPLYDGGAFARDGVVLVSVNYRLGVEGFGVFPDAPCNRGLLDQIAALTWVRDNIAAFGGDPANVTVCGESAGAISVAALMTSPRAAGLFHRAILQSGPPHTVSRREGARTVRAMAKRLRIPATAERFAAVDRELLLDAQAAAVGGSDPIGGGPGFHIVADGDTVPAAPPLPEADLLLGCNREEYRLWFVPGGTVDRIGRLTLRLALLKFRVPQRVARLYRAARPGAAPGEILGEMATDLLLRGPLNRLADARPARTFVYEFRWRSPVLGLGACHALELGFVFDTLRAAGDLTGPDAPQPLADAMHRAWVAFATTGRPGWSPWSAERPVMVFDHPGGGQVLAPRDEELRAWL; encoded by the coding sequence ATGGACCCCGTCGCGACCACCCGGCAGGGCACGGTCCGAGGCCGTTCCCGCGACGGGATCGCCGTCTTCCTCGGCATCCCCTACGCCGCACCGCCGTTCGGCCCGCGCCGCTTCCGCGCCCCCGCCCCGGCCGAACCCTGGGACGGTGTGCGGGACGCCCTGGAGTACGGGCCGACCGCCCCCAAACGCCCCTACCGTCCGCCCCTCGACCGGCTGATACCCGACCCGTCCGTCCCCGGGGACGGCTGCCTCAACCTCAACGTCTGGACCCCGGCGCCGGACAAGGGCCGGCGGCCCGTCATGGTGTGGATCCACGGCGGTTCCCTGCGCAACGGCTCGGCGAACGTGCCGCTCTACGACGGAGGCGCCTTCGCCCGCGACGGGGTGGTCCTCGTGTCCGTCAACTACCGTCTCGGCGTCGAGGGGTTCGGAGTCTTCCCCGACGCCCCCTGCAACCGGGGGCTGCTCGACCAGATCGCGGCGCTGACCTGGGTCCGCGACAACATCGCCGCCTTCGGCGGGGATCCGGCCAACGTCACCGTGTGCGGGGAGTCCGCCGGGGCGATCAGCGTCGCCGCCCTCATGACCAGCCCCCGCGCGGCCGGGCTCTTCCACCGCGCGATCCTGCAGAGCGGACCGCCGCACACGGTGTCCCGCCGCGAAGGGGCGCGGACCGTACGGGCGATGGCGAAAAGGCTGCGGATCCCGGCCACCGCCGAGAGGTTCGCGGCGGTGGACCGGGAGCTGCTGCTGGACGCCCAGGCCGCCGCCGTCGGCGGGTCCGACCCCATCGGCGGCGGTCCGGGCTTCCACATCGTGGCCGACGGCGACACGGTGCCCGCCGCCCCGCCGCTGCCCGAGGCCGATCTGCTGCTGGGCTGCAACCGGGAGGAGTACCGGCTGTGGTTCGTACCCGGCGGGACGGTGGACCGGATCGGCCGCCTCACGCTGCGGCTGGCGCTGCTGAAGTTCCGTGTCCCGCAGCGGGTGGCCCGCCTGTACCGGGCCGCCCGGCCGGGCGCCGCCCCCGGCGAGATCCTGGGAGAGATGGCCACGGACCTGCTGCTCCGGGGACCGCTCAACCGCCTCGCCGACGCCCGGCCCGCCCGTACCTTCGTCTACGAGTTCCGCTGGCGCTCGCCCGTGCTGGGGCTCGGCGCGTGCCACGCGCTGGAGCTCGGCTTCGTCTTCGACACCCTGCGCGCCGCCGGGGACCTGACCGGGCCCGATGCCCCGCAGCCCCTGGCCGACGCCATGCACCGGGCCTGGGTCGCCTTCGCCACGACCGGGCGGCCCGGCTGGTCGCCCTGGAGCGCGGAGCGGCCCGTCATGGTCTTCGACCACCCCGGGGGCGGCCAGGTCCTCGCCCCGAGGGACGAGGAACTCCGCGCCTGGCTCTGA
- a CDS encoding PucR family transcriptional regulator, translated as MSDLHARMAARAGDFTAAVVARCAAEAPFYAALPRTTLRGEVARSVAAVHALLLRALRDGGATGPVRPGDLTRLVEWSARRAEERVPLEAVVAAYLIGAEVWWQTLTEVAEPGELGDAGGSLLACLHAALPAVVLAHGNAHRDAREQLHGEDGRVRRALLGALLAGQPYEELADLARVAVTGGHEVVALAYGGEPPGRLVQSSLDAFTGTPVLLDHVARIALLPAGADLPGLVARLETDVGQPVRAAAAPAPEPSAVPAAAQEAGRVLDLVLRLGRPPGCYRLDDVLLEHQLARPGDGLALLAAKLDPLEDHPYLLETLRVLVERGLNRRRTALELCVHRNTLDYRLQRVTALTGLDLAVPAQARLLQAALVARDLAGPEPPPRRPAP; from the coding sequence ATGTCGGACCTGCACGCCCGGATGGCCGCCCGGGCCGGCGACTTCACGGCCGCCGTGGTCGCGCGCTGCGCCGCGGAGGCCCCCTTCTACGCGGCGCTGCCCCGCACCACACTCCGGGGCGAGGTGGCGCGGTCCGTCGCCGCGGTGCACGCCCTGCTGCTCAGGGCCCTGCGCGACGGCGGCGCGACCGGCCCCGTCAGACCGGGCGACCTGACCCGGCTCGTCGAGTGGTCGGCGCGCCGGGCCGAGGAACGCGTCCCGCTGGAAGCGGTGGTCGCCGCGTACCTGATCGGCGCCGAGGTGTGGTGGCAGACGCTGACCGAGGTGGCCGAGCCCGGTGAACTGGGCGACGCGGGCGGCTCGCTGCTCGCCTGCCTGCACGCCGCCCTGCCCGCCGTCGTCCTCGCCCACGGGAACGCCCACCGCGATGCCCGGGAACAACTCCACGGCGAGGACGGGCGGGTGCGGCGGGCCCTGCTCGGCGCCCTGCTGGCCGGACAGCCGTACGAGGAGCTCGCGGACCTGGCCCGGGTGGCCGTCACGGGCGGGCACGAGGTGGTCGCCCTCGCGTACGGCGGTGAACCGCCGGGCAGACTGGTGCAGTCCTCGCTCGACGCGTTCACCGGGACCCCCGTGCTGCTGGACCACGTCGCCCGGATCGCCCTGCTGCCGGCCGGGGCCGACCTGCCCGGCCTGGTGGCCCGGCTGGAGACGGACGTGGGGCAGCCGGTGCGTGCCGCCGCCGCCCCCGCCCCCGAGCCGTCGGCCGTGCCCGCCGCCGCACAGGAGGCCGGCCGCGTGCTGGACCTCGTCCTGCGCCTGGGACGCCCGCCCGGGTGCTACCGGCTCGACGACGTGCTCCTGGAGCACCAGCTCGCGCGCCCCGGGGACGGTCTGGCGCTGCTGGCCGCCAAACTCGACCCCCTGGAGGACCATCCGTACCTGCTGGAGACGCTGCGCGTGCTCGTGGAGCGGGGGCTCAACCGCCGCCGGACGGCCCTCGAACTGTGCGTCCACCGCAACACCCTGGACTACCGGCTGCAGCGGGTGACCGCGCTCACGGGCCTCGACCTCGCCGTCCCCGCGCAGGCGCGGCTGCTCCAGGCGGCCCTCGTCGCCCGGGACCTCGCCGGCCCGGAGCCCCCGCCCCGGCGGCCGGCCCCGTGA
- a CDS encoding aldo/keto reductase — translation MTSQTITAAASGTWELGDRPVHRIGFGAMRLPQHGEAFAPDAVPRDRGQAIAVLRRAVELGVNHIDTAAFYFSPLRCANELISRALAPYPDDLVIATKVGPGRDPSGAWLPHAGPRQLRGQVEENLRRLGRDHLDVVNLRIVGTDSIADRFGALAELRDAGLVRHLGLSNVRSHHLAEAQAIAPVVCVQNMYGIGASPEQEEMLRVCGEQGVAFVPFYSIAGSGRESGASGEDGGTVRTIARAHGVSTAQLRLAWTLHRGRHVLAIPGTGDPGHLAQNVAAGALRLSADEVAALDSLRGDSA, via the coding sequence ATGACCTCACAGACGATCACCGCGGCGGCGTCGGGCACCTGGGAGCTCGGGGACCGCCCCGTGCACCGGATCGGCTTCGGCGCGATGCGCCTGCCCCAGCACGGCGAGGCGTTCGCGCCCGACGCCGTCCCGCGCGACCGCGGCCAGGCAATCGCCGTGCTGCGCCGGGCCGTCGAGCTCGGCGTGAACCACATCGACACCGCCGCGTTCTACTTCTCGCCGCTGCGCTGCGCCAACGAGCTGATCAGCCGTGCCCTCGCGCCCTACCCGGACGACCTCGTCATCGCCACCAAGGTCGGCCCCGGCCGGGACCCCTCGGGCGCCTGGCTGCCGCACGCCGGCCCGCGGCAGCTGCGCGGCCAGGTCGAGGAGAACCTGCGCCGGCTCGGCCGCGACCATCTCGACGTCGTGAACCTGCGCATCGTCGGCACCGACTCGATCGCCGACCGCTTCGGCGCGCTCGCCGAACTGCGCGACGCCGGACTCGTCCGGCACCTGGGCCTGTCCAACGTGCGCTCGCACCACCTCGCCGAGGCCCAGGCCATCGCACCCGTGGTCTGCGTCCAGAACATGTACGGCATCGGCGCGTCACCCGAGCAGGAGGAGATGCTGCGCGTCTGCGGGGAACAGGGCGTCGCGTTCGTGCCGTTCTACTCGATCGCCGGCAGCGGACGCGAATCCGGCGCGAGCGGCGAGGACGGCGGGACGGTGCGCACGATCGCCCGCGCCCACGGGGTGAGCACCGCCCAGCTCCGGCTGGCATGGACGCTGCACCGCGGCCGGCACGTCCTGGCCATCCCCGGCACCGGCGACCCCGGCCACCTCGCCCAGAACGTGGCCGCCGGCGCGCTGCGTCTCTCCGCGGACGAGGTCGCCGCCCTGGACTCCCTCCGCGGCGACAGCGCGTGA
- a CDS encoding alpha/beta hydrolase family protein: MLWRKLLVPLASLLLLTAAAGAGAAAPAASAGAGAATARAAAPAPATASATATAAAAAAADYGAPGPYATAVEVGAVTTLYYPRDIASSDRRHPVIVWGNGTFAFPVVYRDLLLHWASHGFVVAAANTPQSNPGISMRAGIDLLSRRDADPGSPFHDAVDLEHIGASGHSQGGAAAIVVGADPRIDTVLPIQPGPLADIDGVDVPAFLMAGQRDSIVLPFLVRAFYDDADHIPAVYGELRGADHFTVVGAPGPFAAPTTAWFRAHLMGDGAARAQFLGPGCGICADGGTWSDVRRNALASR; encoded by the coding sequence GTGCTCTGGAGAAAACTGCTCGTGCCCCTGGCCTCGCTCCTCCTGCTGACGGCTGCCGCCGGAGCGGGAGCGGCGGCGCCCGCCGCTTCCGCCGGCGCAGGCGCCGCGACGGCCCGGGCAGCGGCCCCGGCCCCTGCGACGGCCTCCGCCACTGCCACTGCCGCTGCCGCTGCCGCTGCCGACTACGGTGCCCCCGGCCCCTACGCGACCGCGGTGGAGGTCGGGGCGGTGACCACCCTGTACTACCCGCGCGACATCGCGAGCAGCGACCGCCGCCACCCGGTCATCGTGTGGGGGAACGGCACCTTCGCCTTCCCGGTCGTCTACCGCGACCTGCTGCTCCACTGGGCCAGCCACGGCTTCGTCGTCGCCGCCGCCAACACCCCGCAGTCCAACCCTGGCATTTCCATGCGCGCCGGGATCGACCTGCTCAGCCGACGTGACGCCGACCCCGGCAGCCCCTTCCACGACGCCGTCGACCTGGAGCACATCGGCGCGTCCGGTCACTCGCAGGGCGGCGCCGCGGCCATCGTCGTCGGTGCCGATCCGCGTATCGACACCGTCCTGCCCATCCAGCCCGGGCCGCTCGCCGACATCGACGGCGTGGACGTGCCCGCGTTCCTCATGGCCGGGCAGCGGGACAGCATCGTCCTCCCCTTCCTGGTCAGGGCGTTCTACGACGACGCCGACCACATTCCGGCCGTCTACGGCGAGCTGCGGGGAGCCGACCACTTCACGGTGGTCGGCGCTCCCGGCCCCTTCGCCGCGCCCACCACCGCCTGGTTCAGGGCGCATCTGATGGGCGACGGGGCGGCGCGTGCGCAGTTCCTCGGCCCCGGGTGCGGGATCTGCGCCGACGGCGGCACCTGGTCCGACGTCCGCCGCAACGCCCTCGCGAGCCGGTGA
- a CDS encoding maleylpyruvate isomerase family mycothiol-dependent enzyme, with translation MRTTDHIDALRREGELLAHAAERAGEHTSVPTCPGWTTGDLVRHTGTVHRWATRIVAGSLPGPVREDPMPTAPAGAGLLPWYRDGHDALLRTLEAAGPALDCWTFLPGPSTPLAFWARRQAHETAVHRADAESARDGGLSSVDAAFAADGIDELLTGFHARPRSRVRTEHPRTLRLRPTDTDAVWTVHLARDTPPRTERSADGPADCELGGPAQTLYLLLWNRLPLDAATVAGDRALADLWSRTSGIG, from the coding sequence ATGCGTACCACCGATCACATCGACGCCCTGCGCCGCGAGGGCGAACTGCTCGCGCACGCCGCCGAACGCGCCGGGGAGCACACCTCCGTCCCGACCTGCCCCGGATGGACGACGGGAGACCTGGTCCGGCACACGGGCACCGTCCACCGCTGGGCGACCCGCATCGTCGCCGGTTCCCTGCCCGGACCGGTCCGGGAGGACCCGATGCCCACGGCTCCGGCGGGCGCCGGTCTGCTGCCCTGGTACCGCGACGGCCACGACGCCCTGCTGCGGACACTGGAAGCGGCCGGTCCCGCCCTGGACTGCTGGACCTTCCTGCCCGGTCCTTCCACGCCGCTGGCGTTCTGGGCACGGCGGCAGGCGCACGAGACGGCCGTGCACCGGGCCGACGCCGAGTCCGCGCGGGACGGCGGACTCTCCTCCGTGGACGCGGCGTTCGCGGCGGACGGCATCGACGAACTGCTCACCGGATTCCACGCACGCCCGAGGAGCCGCGTCCGCACCGAGCATCCCCGCACCCTGCGCCTGCGCCCCACCGACACCGACGCGGTGTGGACCGTACATCTCGCCCGTGACACGCCGCCGCGCACCGAACGCTCCGCGGACGGCCCGGCCGACTGCGAGCTCGGCGGCCCGGCGCAGACCCTGTACCTCCTGCTGTGGAACCGGCTGCCGCTCGACGCGGCGACCGTCGCCGGAGACCGGGCCCTCGCGGACCTGTGGAGCCGGACCTCCGGCATCGGCTGA